In the Ostrinia nubilalis chromosome 7, ilOstNubi1.1, whole genome shotgun sequence genome, one interval contains:
- the LOC135073265 gene encoding heat shock 70 kDa protein 4 isoform X2, whose product MAAMSVIGIDFGNESCYVAVAKAGGIETIANDYSLRGTPSCVAFSPKNRILGVAAKNQMVTNMKNTVFGFKRLLGRKFSDPLVQKELKHFPFKVEQRADGGIGIRVNYLGEDNVFSPEQITAMLFTKLKDTATTALQTQINDCVISVPSYFTNAERNALLNAASIAGLNVLRLMNETTATALTYGIYKQDLPALEEKPRNVVFVDFGHSSLQVAACAFNKGKLRVLATATDSQCGGRDIDSALAEYFCQDFVSRYKLDPKKNQRAYLRLLQEVEKLKKQMSANSTRLPLNIECFMEERDVSGDLQRSQMEQISADTFTKVERTLRAILHNAKLRPEDIYSVEIVGGSTRIPAVKGLIEQVFGKQASTTLNQDESVSRGCALQCAMLSPAVRVREFSVTDAQPYAVRLAWDAARGEDGDMEVFPAFHAAPFSKMLTFYRKEPFTVSAYYSDQVPYPETFIGQWHIKDVQPTAEGESQKVKLKVRVNIHGIITVASASLVEKKQDAAQNDNVEMENSNENVTSSQEAPMETNGSQEQPQNGPDNQEDNADDKKDKSKDKSKKVIVKTVELPIEARTHGYSQQELNSYMEQEGKMQAQDRQEKERADARNALEEYVYELRGKLSEGETLHDFVADEQRGKLVGQLDALEQWLYDEGEDQNRQVYSDKLTELRTEGEPIKQRRLEFELRPGALDDLALAVQLANKAVDLYKSGDAKYAHLAEADIQKVAEASKNALNWLESARQALAHAPRHQPPPHTTHQIRQERQNLENTVNPILNKPKPKEKTPPPSNPTAGDGQPGAAPSEPPAPEHMDVE is encoded by the exons ATGGCTGCTATGTCCGTGATTGGTATAGATTTTGGCAATGAATCTTGCTATGTTGCTGTAGCAAAAGCAGGTGGTATAGAGACAATAGCCAATGATTACAGCCTTCGAGGAACTCc GTCATGTGTTGCATTTTCACCAAAAAATCGAATATTGGGAGTTGCTGCCAAAAACCAAATGGTCACAAATATGAAAAATACTGTTTTTggttttaaaagattattaggtAGAAAATTTTCAGATCCACTAGTGCAAAAAGAGTTAAAGCACTTCCCATTCAAAGTAGAGCAAAGAGCGGATGGTGGTATTGGGATCAGAGTAAACTATCTTGGAGAAGACAATGTTTTCAGTCCTGAACAA ATTACTGCAATGCTGTTTACAAAACTGAAAGATACTGCAACCACAGCTCTGCAGACTCAGATCAATGACTGTGTCATATCAGTGCCCAGTTACTTCACAAATGCAGAAAGAAATGCTCTTTTAAATGCTGCTTCTATTGCTG gattAAATGTATTGCGTTTAATGAATGAAACTACTGCCACTGCTTTAACATATGGCATTTATAAACAGGATTTACCTGCTCTTGAAGAAAAGCCCCGAAATGTTGTATTTGTAGATTTTGGGCATAGCTCACTGCAg GTAGCTGCATGTGCTTTCAATAAAGGGAAATTGCGGGTGTTGGCCACTGCCACAGATTCACAATGTGGAGGCAGAGATATAGACAGTGCTCTTGCTGAGTACTTCTGCCAAGATTTTGTGTCCAGATACAAGTTGGATCCTAAGAAAAACCAGAG AGCCTACCTGCGCCTGCTGCAAGAGGTGGAGAAGTTGAAGAAGCAGATGTCTGCGAACAGCACGCGCCTGCCGCTCAACATCGAGTGCTTCATGGAGGAGCGCGACGTGTCCGGCGACTTGCAGCGCTCGCAGATGGAGCAGATCTCTGCCGACACCTTCACCAAGGTGGAGAGGACTTTGCGGGCGATACTCCACAATGCTA AGCTCCGACCTGAGGATATCTACTCAGTGGAAATAGTTGGTGGATCTACTAGAATTCCTGCTGTGAAAGGATTGATTGAGCAAGTTTTTGGAAAGCAAGCTTCTACTACTTTGAACCAG GACGAGTCGGTGTCGCGGGGCTGCGCGCTGCAGTGCGCCATGCTGAGCCCGGCGGTGCGCGTGCGCGAGTTCAGCGTGACGGACGCGCAGCCCTACGCCGTGCGCCTGGCCTGGGACGCCGCGCGCGGCGAGGACGGCGACATGGAG GTGTTCCCTGCTTTCCATGCAGCACCATTTTCGAAGATGCTTACATTCTACAGAAAAGAACCCTTCACTGTTAGCGCCTATTATTCCGATCAAGTACCATACCCGGAAACATTTATTG GTCAGTGGCACATAAAGGATGTGCAACCAACAGCAGAAGGAGAGTCTCAGAAGGTGAAGCTCAAAGTCCGCGTGAACATTCACGGAATCATTACGGTCGCTTCCGCGTCTCTCGTTGAAAAGAAACAAGACGCCGCCCAAAACGACAATGTCGAAATGGAGAACTCCAATGAGAACGTAACTAGTAGCCAGGAGGCGCCCATGGAGACCAACGGCAGCCAAGAGCAACCTCAAAACGGGCCCGATAACCAAGAG GATAATGCCGATGACAAAAAGGATAAGTCCAAAGATAAGTCCAAAAAGGTTATAGTTAAAACTGTGGAATTGCCGATAGAGGCGCGCACTCATGGATATTCCCAGCAGGAGCTGAACAGCTATATGGAGCAAGAG GGTAAAATGCAAGCTCAGGACAGACAGGAGAAGGAGCGTGCGGACGCGCGCAACGCGCTGGAGGAGTACGTGTACGAGCTACGCGGCAAGCTGTCGGAGGGCGAGACGCTGCACGACTTCGTGGCCGACGAGCAGCGCGGCAAGCTGGTCGGCCAGCTCGACGCGCTGGAGCAGTGGCTCTACGACGAGGGCGAGGACCAGAACAGACAG gtaTACAGCGACAAGCTGACCGAGCTTCGGACTGAAGGCGAGCCGATAAAACAGAGGCGCCTCGAATTCGAACTACGGCCAGGCGCATTAGACGACCTAGCTCTCGCTGTTCAACTAGCTAATAAAGCCGTTGACCTTTACAA GTCGGGCGACGCGAAGTACGCGCACTTGGCCGAGGCCGACATCCAGAAGGTGGCGGAGGCGTCCAAGAACGCGCTCAACTGGCTCGAGAGCGCGCGCCAGGCGCTCGCGCACGCGCCGCGCCACCAGCCGCCGCCGCACACCACGCACCAGATCCGCCAGGAGCGCCAG AATCTTGAGAACACCGTGAACCCTATCCTAAACAAGCCGAAGCCGAAGGAGAAGACGCCGCCGCCCAGCAACCCCACGGCGGGCGACGGGCAGCCCGGCGCCGCGCCGTCGGAGCCGCCGGCGCCCGAGCACATGGACGTGGAGTGA
- the LOC135073254 gene encoding probable transaldolase, giving the protein MSGEPQAKRTKMSALDHLKQYSVVVADTGDFEAMKAYKPTDATTNPSLILSAAGMEQYQHLLDKAIKYGKDTGSTVEEQVAETLDMLSVLFGCEILKIIPGRVSVEVDARISFNKDASIAKAIKLINMFAEYGVKKERILIKLASTWEGIQAAKELEKKHGIHCNLTLLFSLYQAIACAEANVTLISPFVGRILDWYVEHTKKTYEAKEDPGVLSVTRIYNYYKKFGYKTQVMGASFRNTGEIQELAGSDLLTISPKLLQELASSDQPLKRVLDPKVAAESDIEKISLTEADFRWHLNEDQMATDKLSDGIRKFAADTRKLESLIKSLLAKK; this is encoded by the exons ATGAGTGGTGAACCTCAAGCGAAACGGACCAAAATGAGCGCTCTCGATCACTTAAAGCAATATTCGGTCGTGGTGGCCGATACTGGGGACTTTGaag ctATGAAAGCATACAAGCCCACCGATGCTACTACCAATCCTAGTCTGATATTATCTGCTGCTGGTATGGAACAATATCAGCATTTGCTTGATAAGGCCATCAAGTATGGAAAGGACACTGGAAG TACTGTAGAGGAGCAGGTTGCTGAAACTTTAGACATGCTCAGCGTGTTATTTGGTTGTGAAATACTCAAGATTATTCCTGGAAGAGTATCAGTTGAAGTTGACGCAAG AATATCTTTCAATAAAGATGCCAGTATTGCTAAagctattaaattaattaatatgtttGCTGAGTATGGAGTGAAAAAGGAAAGGATTCTCATTAAACTAGCTTCAACCTGGGAAGGTATCCAAGCAGCAAA GGAACTTGAGAAAAAGCATGGGATTCACTGCAACTTGACTTTGCTGTTTTCATTGTACCAAGCAATTGCCTGTGCAGAGGCTAATGTAACTCTTATTTCACCATTTGTTGGACGCATCTTGGATTG GTATGTtgaacatacaaaaaaaacttatgaaGCGAAAGAAGATCCAGGTGTGCTGTCCGTTACacgtatttataattattacaagaAGTTCGGATATAAGACGCAAGTGATGGGCGCGTCGTTCCGGAACACTGGCGAAATCCAGGAGCTTGCGGGAAGCGACTTACTTACGATCAGTCCTAAGCTTCTGCAGGAGCTTGCCAGTAGTGATCAACCATTGAAGAGG GTGTTAGACCCTAAAGTGGCTGCTGAGAGCGACATTGAAAAAATCTCGCTTACTGAGGCCGATTTCCGCTGGCACCTGAATGAAGACCAGATGGCTACTGATAAACTCTCCGACGGTATCAGAAAGTTCGCTGCCGACACCAGAAAATTGGAATCCCTTATTAAAAGTCTTCTTGCTAAGAAGTAA
- the LOC135073444 gene encoding sodium- and chloride-dependent glycine transporter 1 — protein sequence MEKSSKTPIPAVTKNISTMDTKLPDFKEESTEPAPEETEPARGNWTGRFDFLLSLLGYSVGLGNVWRFPYLCYNNGGGAFLIPFTVMLIIAGLPLMFMELSFGQYAALGPVAVYNKFCPLFQGLGYGMVIVSCIVMLYYNLIIAWTIYYMVVSFASIFYQLPWQNCDAEWSTEFCYSYEEADECIAKNGTYYMRQCLNQSYVEKHNIDALVEHVLRRPPAEEYFTNQVLGLSSGIEETGYIRPGMATCLFAAWMIVFLCLCKGVQSSGKVVYFTALFPYVVLVILFFRGVTLPGASTGILFYLTPDFSQLANAQVWGDAAVQIFFALSPAWGGLITLSSYNKFSNNCYIDSLIVAVSNIATSFFAGLVIFSVIGFLAHELDVGVDRVVDQGAGLAFIVYPEVVTRLPVSPLWSILFFVMLLTLGLDSQFALMETVTTAILDRFPNFRQKKVWVVLTVAVFGYLGGLIFTTNSGMYWLQLMDKYAANWSVLIIAIGECILIAWIYGAEKFCRDIQCMIGRQSKLWVIFWSSMWRVITPSALVFILVFNWIEYKPASYGHYVYPMWADAVGWTLGVLPVVVVVLMAVDQICSGPDDLTIMEKARVLARPTDEWGPSTHAGVASVALRKETELSPPVLLLHGRPVLRERGA from the exons ATGGAGAAATCAAGTAAAACTCCAATTCCTGCAGTGACGAAGAATATTTCGACGATGGATACAAAATTACCAGAT TTTAAAGAAGAAAGCACTGAACCAGCACCAGAGGAAACCGAGCCAGCGCGCGGAAACTGGACCGGTCGTTTCGACTTCCTATTGTCTCTTCTGGGCTACAGCGTCGGCCTAGGGAACGTCTGGAGGTTTCCATACTTGTGCTACAATAATGGAGGAG GTGCATTTCTTATACCATTCACGGTGATGCTTATAATAGCGGGGTTACCGCTCATGTTCATGGAGCTATCGTTCGGGCAGTACGCCGCCCTGGGCCCTGTCGCCGTCTACAACAAGTTCTGCCCGCTGTTCCAAGGGCTGGGCTACGGTATGGTCATCGTATCCTGCATCGTCATGCTCTACTATAACCTCATCATAGCCTGGACTATTTACTACATGGTGGTGTCATTTGCAAGCATCTTTTATCAGTTGCCCTGGCAAAACTGTGATGCTGAGTGGAGCACTGAAT TTTGCTATTCCTACGAAGAAGCAGATGAGTGCATTGCGAAGAATGGAACTTACTATATGAGGCAATGTCTAAATCAATCTTACGTAGAAAAACACAACATAGACGCGCTGGTTGAACACGTTCTCCGGCGGCCTCCAGCTGAAGAATACTTTAC TAATCAAGTTCTTGGCCTTTCATCGGGCATTGAGGAAACAGGGTATATTCGACCGGGTATGGCTACCTGCTTATTCGCTGCATGGATGATcgtttttttatgtttatgtaaagGTGTGCAATCTTCTGGAAAG GTGGTTTACTTCACAGCACTCTTTCCATATGTTGTGCTTGTAATCTTATTTTTTCGTGGTGTGACGTTGCCGGGTGCATCAACTGGGATCCTATTTTACCTGACACCTGATTTTAGTCAACTAGCAAATGCTCAG GTTTGGGGTGACGCGGCTGTGCAAATATTTTTTGCTCTGAGTCCCGCTTGGGGTGGTCTTATAACGTTGTCCTCTTACAACAAATTCTCCAATAACTGTTATAT AGACTCTTTGATTGTCGCCGTGTCCAACATAGCGACGTCATTCTTTGCTGGCCTGGTTATATTTTCCGTGATTGGATTTCTGGCTCACGAACTGGACGTCGGTGTAGATAGAGTCGTGGACCAAGGAGCTGGTCTGGCTTTCATAGTTTATCCAGAAGTGGTGACTAGATTACCAGTATCGCCCCTATGgtcaatacttttttttgtcaTGTTACTTACACTTGGACTTGATTCTCAG TTTGCGCTTATGGAAACGGTTACGACTGCCATTCTCGATAGATTTCCAAACTTCCGGCAAAAAAAGGTATGGGTGGTGTTGACTGTGGCCGTCTTCGGCTATCTTGGTGGACTTATCTTCACTACGAAT AGCGGCATGTATTGGTTGCAACTTATGGACAAGTACGCGGCGAACTGGTCGGTGTTAATTATTGCCATTGGCGAGTGCATACTAATTGCATGGATCTACGGAGCGGAGAAGTTTTGTCGTGACATACAGTGCATGATTGGCCGCCAGTCTAAGCTTTGGGTAATCTTTTGGAGTTCAATGTGGCGAGTCATCACACCGTCTGCTTTGGTA TTTATACTGGTTTTCAACTGGATCGAGTATAAGCCAGCGTCTTATGGGCACTACGTGTACCCGATGTGGGCGGATGCCGTGGGCTGGACCTTGGGCGTCTTGCCTGTGGTGGTCGTCGTCCTGATGGCCGTTGATCAAATCTGCAGTGGACCTGATGATCTAACCATTATGGAG AAAGCAAGGGTACTGGCCCGACCGACTGATGAATGGGGGCCATCAACGCATGCTGGCGTCGCCAGTGTGGCCCTGCGCAAGGAGACCGAGCTGTCTCCGCCGGTGCTGTTGCTGCACGGCCGGCCGGTGCTGCGCGAGCGAGGTGCATGA
- the LOC135073265 gene encoding 97 kDa heat shock protein isoform X1, whose protein sequence is MAAMSVIGIDFGNESCYVAVAKAGGIETIANDYSLRGTPSCVAFSPKNRILGVAAKNQMVTNMKNTVFGFKRLLGRKFSDPLVQKELKHFPFKVEQRADGGIGIRVNYLGEDNVFSPEQITAMLFTKLKDTATTALQTQINDCVISVPSYFTNAERNALLNAASIAGLNVLRLMNETTATALTYGIYKQDLPALEEKPRNVVFVDFGHSSLQVAACAFNKGKLRVLATATDSQCGGRDIDSALAEYFCQDFVSRYKLDPKKNQRAYLRLLQEVEKLKKQMSANSTRLPLNIECFMEERDVSGDLQRSQMEQISADTFTKVERTLRAILHNAKLRPEDIYSVEIVGGSTRIPAVKGLIEQVFGKQASTTLNQDESVSRGCALQCAMLSPAVRVREFSVTDAQPYAVRLAWDAARGEDGDMEVFPAFHAAPFSKMLTFYRKEPFTVSAYYSDQVPYPETFIGQWHIKDVQPTAEGESQKVKLKVRVNIHGIITVASASLVEKKQDAAQNDNVEMENSNENVTSSQEAPMETNGSQEQPQNGPDNQEVREDEMKGEPQQKQSWTQRVGQWFSGDKSKDKSKKVIVKTVELPIEARTHGYSQQELNSYMEQEGKMQAQDRQEKERADARNALEEYVYELRGKLSEGETLHDFVADEQRGKLVGQLDALEQWLYDEGEDQNRQVYSDKLTELRTEGEPIKQRRLEFELRPGALDDLALAVQLANKAVDLYKSGDAKYAHLAEADIQKVAEASKNALNWLESARQALAHAPRHQPPPHTTHQIRQERQNLENTVNPILNKPKPKEKTPPPSNPTAGDGQPGAAPSEPPAPEHMDVE, encoded by the exons ATGGCTGCTATGTCCGTGATTGGTATAGATTTTGGCAATGAATCTTGCTATGTTGCTGTAGCAAAAGCAGGTGGTATAGAGACAATAGCCAATGATTACAGCCTTCGAGGAACTCc GTCATGTGTTGCATTTTCACCAAAAAATCGAATATTGGGAGTTGCTGCCAAAAACCAAATGGTCACAAATATGAAAAATACTGTTTTTggttttaaaagattattaggtAGAAAATTTTCAGATCCACTAGTGCAAAAAGAGTTAAAGCACTTCCCATTCAAAGTAGAGCAAAGAGCGGATGGTGGTATTGGGATCAGAGTAAACTATCTTGGAGAAGACAATGTTTTCAGTCCTGAACAA ATTACTGCAATGCTGTTTACAAAACTGAAAGATACTGCAACCACAGCTCTGCAGACTCAGATCAATGACTGTGTCATATCAGTGCCCAGTTACTTCACAAATGCAGAAAGAAATGCTCTTTTAAATGCTGCTTCTATTGCTG gattAAATGTATTGCGTTTAATGAATGAAACTACTGCCACTGCTTTAACATATGGCATTTATAAACAGGATTTACCTGCTCTTGAAGAAAAGCCCCGAAATGTTGTATTTGTAGATTTTGGGCATAGCTCACTGCAg GTAGCTGCATGTGCTTTCAATAAAGGGAAATTGCGGGTGTTGGCCACTGCCACAGATTCACAATGTGGAGGCAGAGATATAGACAGTGCTCTTGCTGAGTACTTCTGCCAAGATTTTGTGTCCAGATACAAGTTGGATCCTAAGAAAAACCAGAG AGCCTACCTGCGCCTGCTGCAAGAGGTGGAGAAGTTGAAGAAGCAGATGTCTGCGAACAGCACGCGCCTGCCGCTCAACATCGAGTGCTTCATGGAGGAGCGCGACGTGTCCGGCGACTTGCAGCGCTCGCAGATGGAGCAGATCTCTGCCGACACCTTCACCAAGGTGGAGAGGACTTTGCGGGCGATACTCCACAATGCTA AGCTCCGACCTGAGGATATCTACTCAGTGGAAATAGTTGGTGGATCTACTAGAATTCCTGCTGTGAAAGGATTGATTGAGCAAGTTTTTGGAAAGCAAGCTTCTACTACTTTGAACCAG GACGAGTCGGTGTCGCGGGGCTGCGCGCTGCAGTGCGCCATGCTGAGCCCGGCGGTGCGCGTGCGCGAGTTCAGCGTGACGGACGCGCAGCCCTACGCCGTGCGCCTGGCCTGGGACGCCGCGCGCGGCGAGGACGGCGACATGGAG GTGTTCCCTGCTTTCCATGCAGCACCATTTTCGAAGATGCTTACATTCTACAGAAAAGAACCCTTCACTGTTAGCGCCTATTATTCCGATCAAGTACCATACCCGGAAACATTTATTG GTCAGTGGCACATAAAGGATGTGCAACCAACAGCAGAAGGAGAGTCTCAGAAGGTGAAGCTCAAAGTCCGCGTGAACATTCACGGAATCATTACGGTCGCTTCCGCGTCTCTCGTTGAAAAGAAACAAGACGCCGCCCAAAACGACAATGTCGAAATGGAGAACTCCAATGAGAACGTAACTAGTAGCCAGGAGGCGCCCATGGAGACCAACGGCAGCCAAGAGCAACCTCAAAACGGGCCCGATAACCAAGAGGTGAGAGAGGACGAAATGAAGGGCGAGCCGCAACAAAAACAGTCGTGGACACAGAGAGTAGGCCAGTGGTTCAGCGGG GATAAGTCCAAAGATAAGTCCAAAAAGGTTATAGTTAAAACTGTGGAATTGCCGATAGAGGCGCGCACTCATGGATATTCCCAGCAGGAGCTGAACAGCTATATGGAGCAAGAG GGTAAAATGCAAGCTCAGGACAGACAGGAGAAGGAGCGTGCGGACGCGCGCAACGCGCTGGAGGAGTACGTGTACGAGCTACGCGGCAAGCTGTCGGAGGGCGAGACGCTGCACGACTTCGTGGCCGACGAGCAGCGCGGCAAGCTGGTCGGCCAGCTCGACGCGCTGGAGCAGTGGCTCTACGACGAGGGCGAGGACCAGAACAGACAG gtaTACAGCGACAAGCTGACCGAGCTTCGGACTGAAGGCGAGCCGATAAAACAGAGGCGCCTCGAATTCGAACTACGGCCAGGCGCATTAGACGACCTAGCTCTCGCTGTTCAACTAGCTAATAAAGCCGTTGACCTTTACAA GTCGGGCGACGCGAAGTACGCGCACTTGGCCGAGGCCGACATCCAGAAGGTGGCGGAGGCGTCCAAGAACGCGCTCAACTGGCTCGAGAGCGCGCGCCAGGCGCTCGCGCACGCGCCGCGCCACCAGCCGCCGCCGCACACCACGCACCAGATCCGCCAGGAGCGCCAG AATCTTGAGAACACCGTGAACCCTATCCTAAACAAGCCGAAGCCGAAGGAGAAGACGCCGCCGCCCAGCAACCCCACGGCGGGCGACGGGCAGCCCGGCGCCGCGCCGTCGGAGCCGCCGGCGCCCGAGCACATGGACGTGGAGTGA
- the LOC135073617 gene encoding cytochrome b-c1 complex subunit 8-like — MGKHFGELATIRGIIAYKISPHEQKPFAGAFSYGIPNCFRRFRECVFVVVPPFVVGYLVYKAAEEAHYLSKRKNPRDFMFEEDPEAK, encoded by the exons ATGGGCAAACATTTTGGTGAACTTGCTACAATTCGTGGCATAATCGCCTACAAAATATCTCCTCATGAACAGAAACCGTTTGCTGGAGCCTTTTCTTACGGAATTCCAAATTGTTTTCGAAGATTTCGAGAATGTGTTTTTGTCGTAGTCCCGC cttTCGTGGTGGGGTACTTGGTTTACAAAGCCGCGGAAGAAGCTCACTATTTGTCTAAAAGAAAGAATCCTCGAGACTTTATGTTCGAAGAAGACCCAGAAGCTAAATAA